A portion of the Candidatus Eremiobacterota bacterium genome contains these proteins:
- a CDS encoding LysE family translocator has protein sequence MGSHSWLAFALVAVLVSLIPGPAVVSVVSTALRGGFRASLAANAGVLTGDAIFVAAAALGLGALLVASQPLFLAVRWLGIVYLAYLGVRALLDRGTAFSFDAAPNGERRAFRLGLTTQLANPKIIVFFGALLPQFVDPARPAALQFVLLGATFIVSDALVFAGYGALAHRARTLLKTPRAARLTSRVTGTVMLGAAARLAAER, from the coding sequence ATGGGCTCGCACAGCTGGCTCGCCTTCGCGCTCGTCGCGGTTCTCGTCTCGCTGATCCCCGGACCCGCCGTCGTCTCGGTCGTCTCGACCGCGCTGCGCGGCGGGTTCCGCGCGTCGCTGGCCGCCAACGCGGGCGTTCTGACCGGCGACGCGATCTTCGTCGCCGCCGCGGCGCTCGGCCTCGGCGCACTGCTGGTCGCCTCGCAGCCGCTGTTCCTCGCCGTCCGCTGGCTGGGGATCGTGTACCTCGCCTACCTCGGCGTGCGCGCGCTGCTCGACCGCGGGACGGCGTTCTCGTTCGATGCGGCGCCGAACGGCGAGCGGCGCGCCTTCCGGCTCGGTCTGACGACGCAGCTTGCAAATCCGAAGATCATCGTGTTCTTCGGCGCGCTGCTCCCGCAGTTCGTCGATCCGGCACGTCCGGCCGCGTTGCAGTTCGTTCTGCTCGGCGCGACGTTCATCGTCAGCGACGCGCTCGTCTTCGCCGGCTACGGCGCGCTCGCGCACCGCGCGCGCACGCTGCTCAAGACGCCGCGCGCCGCCCGCCTCACTTCGCGCGTCACCGGCACGGTAATGCTCGGCGCCGCCGCGCGCCTCGCCGCCGAACGCTGA
- a CDS encoding AbrB family transcriptional regulator yields MSQRYQSRKRSFGGAAGVVAGVTSGAALQWTALLAAGAGGALVLERLGIPAPWLIAPLVVAIAASASGLVDLRMPSGLFVAAQAAIGTLIAQTFTPPVIVSIAHSWAVIAFVVGSTIVAAAVAGWMLARFSSIPAPTAAWGSAPGGAAAMTAMSADYGADPRIVAFMQYLRVTLVVLSASAVSRALVHGAAHAHPAVAQRLSGDAAVFETLAVAVIGAVAALRLKVPAGALLGPMVLGAVLHGTGLVRIAVPAPVLDVAYLAIGLTIGLLYTRATVRYALRVLPQLVVSTMILILLCCASAALLVATVHVDALTAYLATTPGGLDSVTVIALGSGANVPLVLAVQTLRIFVVIASGPPVAKLIARTAVAA; encoded by the coding sequence ATATCACAGCGATATCAGAGCCGCAAGCGAAGCTTCGGCGGTGCCGCCGGGGTCGTGGCGGGCGTGACGTCCGGCGCCGCTCTGCAGTGGACCGCGCTGCTCGCCGCCGGCGCGGGCGGGGCGCTCGTGTTGGAGCGGCTCGGGATCCCGGCGCCGTGGCTGATCGCGCCGCTCGTCGTCGCGATCGCGGCCTCGGCGAGCGGGCTGGTCGACCTGCGCATGCCGTCGGGCCTCTTCGTAGCCGCGCAGGCGGCGATCGGAACGCTGATCGCCCAGACCTTCACCCCGCCCGTCATCGTCTCGATCGCGCACTCGTGGGCGGTGATCGCGTTCGTCGTGGGCTCGACGATCGTGGCGGCGGCGGTGGCCGGCTGGATGCTCGCGCGGTTCAGCTCGATCCCGGCGCCGACCGCGGCCTGGGGATCGGCGCCGGGCGGCGCCGCGGCGATGACGGCGATGAGCGCGGACTACGGCGCCGACCCGCGGATCGTCGCGTTCATGCAGTACCTGCGCGTGACGCTGGTCGTGCTCTCCGCCTCGGCGGTCTCCCGCGCGCTGGTTCACGGCGCGGCTCACGCGCACCCCGCCGTCGCGCAGCGCCTGTCGGGCGACGCGGCGGTGTTCGAGACGCTCGCCGTCGCGGTGATCGGCGCGGTCGCGGCATTACGGCTCAAGGTTCCCGCCGGTGCGCTGCTCGGCCCGATGGTGCTCGGCGCGGTGCTGCACGGGACGGGTCTGGTGCGGATCGCCGTGCCCGCTCCGGTGCTCGACGTGGCGTATCTCGCGATCGGTTTGACGATCGGCTTGCTGTACACGCGCGCGACCGTGCGCTACGCGCTGCGCGTGCTGCCGCAGCTGGTCGTCTCGACGATGATCTTGATCCTGCTGTGCTGCGCCTCGGCGGCGCTGCTCGTCGCGACGGTCCACGTCGACGCGCTGACCGCGTACCTGGCGACCACGCCGGGCGGGCTCGACTCGGTGACCGTGATCGCGCTCGGCAGCGGCGCTAACGTCCCGCTCGTGCTGGCGGTTCAGACGCTGCGCATCTTCGTCGTCATCGCGAGCGGTCCGCCGGTGGCAAAGCTGATCGCGCGCACCGCGGTTGCCGCGTAA
- a CDS encoding polyprenol monophosphomannose synthase yields MTQPLSTGQPAAGQAASNGAAAPVKLKFSVVVPTYNEAGGIEKLIATLSDVFRANGLDGEIVVVDDNSPDGTGAIVDRLEREGYPVRCLHRPGKMGLSSGVIDGWNFARADSQALGAMDADFSHDANILPRMVRALQDEGYGLAIGSRYVPGGGIANWPKRRIITSRVAIALAQPLTPVKDITSGYFLVKREALQGVELDPIGFKIGLEVIAKAHYGRALEVPYVFTDRVAGESKLNQGEIFNYLKQLGRIYGARLRGRP; encoded by the coding sequence GTGACGCAGCCGCTCAGCACGGGACAGCCCGCGGCCGGCCAAGCCGCTTCGAACGGCGCGGCGGCGCCGGTGAAGCTGAAGTTTTCGGTCGTCGTCCCGACCTACAACGAAGCCGGCGGGATCGAGAAGCTCATCGCCACGCTGTCGGACGTCTTTCGCGCGAACGGGCTCGACGGCGAGATCGTCGTCGTCGACGACAACTCGCCCGACGGCACCGGCGCAATCGTCGACCGCCTCGAGCGCGAAGGCTATCCGGTGCGCTGCCTGCACCGGCCGGGCAAGATGGGGCTTTCGTCCGGAGTCATCGACGGCTGGAACTTCGCCCGCGCCGACTCGCAGGCGCTCGGGGCGATGGACGCCGACTTCTCGCACGACGCGAACATCCTCCCGCGGATGGTGCGCGCGCTGCAGGACGAGGGGTACGGCCTGGCGATCGGCTCGCGCTACGTTCCCGGCGGTGGGATCGCGAACTGGCCGAAGCGCCGCATCATCACCTCGCGCGTCGCGATCGCGCTGGCGCAGCCGCTCACGCCGGTCAAAGACATCACCTCCGGCTATTTTCTGGTGAAACGCGAAGCGCTGCAGGGCGTCGAGCTCGACCCGATCGGGTTCAAGATCGGCCTGGAGGTGATCGCGAAGGCGCACTACGGCCGCGCGCTCGAGGTTCCGTACGTGTTCACCGACCGCGTCGCGGGCGAGTCGAAGCTCAACCAGGGCGAGATTTTCAACTACCTCAAGCAGCTCGGGCGCATCTACGGCGCGCGGCTGCGCGGAAGGCCGTAG